A portion of the Chondrinema litorale genome contains these proteins:
- a CDS encoding OmpH family outer membrane protein, with the protein MKTKLLILFSLVVISFSSLAQDQKFAYVNSDSVLRSMPAYKVQMKSYESYVKQLQTQLQTKQTSLQQKFAEYQQNGGDWLPNIRQEKEQELTALDQEIKTFAQTSQLNMQRKQQELLEPLLEEVQTAIEAIAKAESITFVLPDQTFLYSKTDYDITGKVIAKLTGN; encoded by the coding sequence ATGAAAACTAAACTTTTGATATTATTTTCATTAGTAGTTATTTCTTTTTCATCCTTAGCACAGGATCAAAAATTTGCATACGTAAATTCAGATAGCGTATTGCGTTCAATGCCTGCATATAAGGTGCAAATGAAATCTTATGAATCTTATGTAAAACAGCTTCAGACACAACTTCAAACAAAGCAAACATCATTACAACAAAAATTTGCAGAGTATCAGCAAAATGGAGGAGATTGGTTGCCAAACATTCGTCAGGAGAAAGAACAAGAATTGACAGCGCTCGATCAAGAAATTAAAACTTTTGCTCAAACCTCTCAATTGAACATGCAACGTAAACAACAAGAGTTGTTAGAGCCTTTGTTAGAAGAAGTGCAAACAGCTATTGAGGCTATTGCAAAAGCAGAAAGTATAACTTTCGTATTGCCTGACCAAACTTTCCTTTATTCTAAAACCGACTACGATATAACTGGAAAAGTTATAGCCAAATTAACTGGTAATTAA
- a CDS encoding OmpH family outer membrane protein, whose protein sequence is MKKFVFICIAAFLAFGSLQAQESVKIGYVSVDSVMLSLPEYKTQMKQYESYAKQLENEINSKRTTLQAKAEDLEANYKDMLPDIVQERQKELQQLDQNLQQFAQQAQQKLSRKEQELLNPILVKIQQGIDDVAKEQSYTFIVQDQVFLYSDNKYDITVDVIKKLGGDVNATATNSNE, encoded by the coding sequence ATGAAGAAATTTGTATTTATATGCATAGCTGCTTTTTTAGCATTTGGTAGCTTACAAGCACAAGAAAGTGTAAAAATCGGCTATGTTAGTGTGGATAGCGTAATGTTGTCTTTGCCAGAATACAAAACTCAAATGAAGCAGTATGAGAGTTATGCAAAGCAATTAGAGAATGAAATCAACTCTAAGAGAACCACACTTCAAGCAAAAGCAGAAGATTTAGAAGCTAACTATAAAGATATGCTTCCTGATATTGTTCAGGAAAGGCAAAAAGAATTACAGCAGCTAGATCAGAATCTACAACAATTTGCTCAACAAGCACAACAAAAGCTATCTAGAAAAGAGCAAGAGCTGTTAAATCCTATCTTGGTTAAAATTCAGCAGGGAATTGATGATGTAGCTAAAGAGCAGTCATATACTTTTATCGTTCAGGATCAAGTTTTCCTTTATTCTGATAATAAATATGATATAACTGTTGATGTAATTAAGAAATTAGGTGGTGATGTAAATGCTACTGCAACTAATAGTAACGAGTAA
- a CDS encoding threonine/serine dehydratase translates to MNLMSVSEEVSIAEKRIKKYVFETPLEYSAFLSKLTGAEVYLKLENLQLSGSFKIRGAFNKLLALQEKGIESELITSSTGNHGLAFAQAAQTLKQHGTIVLPENTSKTKLEALSFYNINLEQFGNDCVESELHALEKAQKVNGTYISPYNDLDIIAGQGTIGVEVEKQSSSLNFKPDAVFIPVGGGGLISGIGSYLQAHLPETKIIGCQPLNSPVMHESLKAGKIIEMESLDTISDGTAGGIEPDAITFELCKEIIDAFYLVNEKEIKSALKLIIEKHQYIVEGAAGLSLASLIQNAASYKGQKVVLILCGRRLSISQLKTLLQ, encoded by the coding sequence ATGAACCTGATGTCTGTTAGTGAAGAAGTATCGATTGCTGAGAAAAGAATTAAGAAATATGTTTTTGAAACACCTCTTGAATATTCAGCATTTCTAAGTAAACTCACTGGAGCTGAAGTATATCTAAAGCTTGAAAACCTTCAGCTTTCAGGTTCATTTAAAATAAGAGGAGCTTTTAACAAACTCTTAGCACTACAAGAAAAAGGAATCGAATCTGAGCTAATAACCTCATCTACAGGCAACCATGGACTTGCTTTTGCTCAAGCTGCTCAAACACTTAAGCAACATGGAACAATTGTATTACCAGAAAATACCTCTAAAACCAAGCTTGAAGCATTAAGCTTCTACAATATAAACTTAGAACAGTTTGGTAATGATTGTGTAGAGTCTGAATTACATGCATTAGAGAAAGCTCAAAAGGTAAATGGCACCTATATTTCTCCTTATAATGATTTAGACATTATAGCAGGTCAAGGTACAATTGGGGTAGAAGTTGAGAAACAAAGTAGCTCTCTTAACTTTAAGCCTGATGCTGTTTTTATTCCCGTTGGAGGAGGAGGGCTAATTTCTGGTATTGGCTCCTACCTTCAAGCTCATCTTCCTGAGACTAAAATAATTGGATGTCAGCCATTAAACTCTCCTGTTATGCATGAATCTTTAAAAGCGGGGAAAATAATAGAAATGGAGAGTTTAGATACCATTTCAGATGGAACTGCTGGTGGAATTGAACCCGATGCTATCACATTCGAACTCTGTAAAGAGATAATTGATGCTTTTTATTTAGTAAATGAAAAAGAAATTAAATCTGCACTTAAACTCATAATCGAGAAACATCAATACATTGTAGAAGGAGCTGCTGGGCTTTCACTCGCCTCTTTAATACAAAATGCTGCTAGTTACAAAGGACAAAAAGTAGTTTTAATACTTTGTGGAAGAAGGTTATCTATTTCGCAACTAAAAACATTACTACAATAA
- a CDS encoding DUF368 domain-containing protein: MKNRILLFFKGVAMGAADVVPGVSGGTIAFISGIYEELLNSIKSVDLEALKLLLKGRFADFWAKINGTFLAVLFGGIALSIVSLSRIVLYLLEHQPILLWSFFFGLIIASIFLIAKEIKAWSVLPIVSLIIGAVVAYYITSISTIADENTSLFYVFICGAVAICAMILPGISGSFILILMGAYQLIFGSIQKTIDGLVASDIGEAFNHFKLILVFIVGCLFGLLSFSRVLSWLFKHHHDITVALLIGFLFGSLNKIWPWKETITTYTDRHGVVKPLLQENVLPFTYSEITGEPSQLMWAAILAILGFFCVYSLELFSSRKTVKS; encoded by the coding sequence ATGAAAAATAGGATTTTACTTTTTTTTAAAGGAGTTGCCATGGGCGCTGCTGATGTAGTACCCGGAGTATCAGGTGGAACAATTGCATTTATCTCAGGTATTTATGAAGAGTTACTTAACTCTATCAAGTCAGTTGATTTAGAAGCTTTAAAATTACTTTTAAAAGGAAGATTTGCTGATTTCTGGGCAAAAATCAACGGCACTTTTTTAGCAGTGCTTTTTGGAGGTATAGCTCTTTCGATTGTTTCACTCTCTCGAATAGTTCTCTATCTATTAGAGCATCAACCAATATTATTGTGGTCTTTCTTCTTTGGATTAATTATAGCCTCTATTTTTCTTATTGCTAAAGAAATAAAAGCATGGAGTGTGCTACCAATTGTTTCTCTTATTATAGGTGCTGTTGTTGCCTATTATATTACCAGTATTAGTACAATTGCAGATGAAAATACGAGCCTTTTTTATGTGTTTATATGTGGAGCTGTAGCAATATGTGCGATGATTCTCCCCGGTATCTCTGGTAGTTTTATATTAATATTGATGGGCGCCTACCAATTAATTTTTGGGAGTATCCAAAAAACGATAGATGGTTTAGTTGCCAGTGATATTGGAGAAGCATTTAATCATTTTAAGCTCATTCTTGTTTTTATTGTGGGATGTTTGTTTGGTCTACTCTCATTTTCAAGAGTTTTGAGCTGGTTATTTAAGCACCATCATGATATTACTGTCGCTTTACTAATTGGTTTTCTTTTTGGCTCTCTCAATAAAATTTGGCCTTGGAAAGAAACTATTACTACTTATACTGATAGACATGGAGTAGTAAAACCATTACTTCAAGAAAATGTACTTCCATTTACATATTCAGAAATTACAGGTGAACCTTCTCAATTAATGTGGGCTGCTATTCTTGCAATTCTAGGTTTCTTTTGTGTTTATAGCTTAGAATTATTTTCTTCAAGAAAAACTGTTAAAAGCTAA
- a CDS encoding potassium channel family protein, producing MWLIQLSLLFLFIFLAFSISFYFAEEVSWGEAFWQSWQTLTTVGYGNRPAETVLGRWATVILCTAGIAVLGSVFTAAFDYRQHLLDKKKLGLMHNPFKNGYIIFNFPGDYQVINFISELRSVEEDAGVCIVDSSINQLPENISILPNVHFIRGNTLSRETYEMAALKDNKAVIVFPIKPSVPDSDGATKTIVDLIDKFVEDQTRILHILVDPKNAWMFDDSKSTQVMESFELFAIVQECQDKYSSEIFEKLLLNSKGANPKTVRPKLSVGWTWEELQSKMIKTSKLTNTKCNLFAHIRNNDPETCPDMDLIIEETDYISIIAYNNFNWADFEKNMAES from the coding sequence ATGTGGTTAATTCAGCTTAGTTTACTATTTCTTTTCATCTTTCTTGCATTTAGCATTTCATTTTATTTCGCAGAAGAAGTCTCTTGGGGAGAAGCATTTTGGCAAAGCTGGCAAACCCTAACAACTGTTGGTTATGGCAACAGACCAGCCGAAACAGTATTAGGCAGATGGGCAACAGTTATACTTTGTACGGCCGGAATTGCTGTGTTAGGCTCAGTCTTTACAGCCGCTTTTGATTACAGACAACATTTATTAGACAAGAAAAAATTAGGTCTTATGCACAATCCTTTTAAAAACGGTTACATTATTTTCAATTTTCCAGGAGACTATCAGGTAATTAATTTTATTTCTGAACTTAGAAGTGTTGAAGAAGATGCAGGTGTTTGCATCGTAGATAGCTCTATTAATCAACTACCAGAAAATATTAGCATTTTGCCAAACGTACACTTTATAAGAGGAAATACTTTGAGCCGAGAAACCTACGAGATGGCAGCTTTAAAAGATAATAAAGCTGTAATTGTTTTCCCGATCAAACCTTCTGTACCAGACTCAGATGGTGCTACCAAAACAATTGTAGACTTAATAGATAAGTTCGTAGAAGACCAAACGAGAATCTTACACATATTGGTTGACCCTAAAAATGCGTGGATGTTTGACGATAGCAAATCGACCCAAGTAATGGAAAGTTTCGAGCTTTTTGCAATTGTTCAAGAATGTCAAGATAAATACTCTTCAGAAATTTTTGAAAAGCTACTTCTTAATAGCAAAGGAGCTAATCCTAAAACTGTAAGACCCAAACTTAGTGTAGGCTGGACTTGGGAAGAGCTACAAAGTAAAATGATTAAAACCAGCAAACTCACAAATACTAAATGTAATCTTTTTGCACATATTAGAAACAATGACCCAGAAACCTGTCCAGATATGGATTTAATAATTGAAGAAACTGATTATATATCCATTATTGCTTATAACAATTTTAATTGGGCAGATTTTGAAAAAAACATGGCTGAGAGCTAA
- a CDS encoding tetratricopeptide repeat protein yields the protein MIKALTFRLIILTSALTLTLNCYSYTNQQLPDSLQKVLSSSKKDISYVHALHDACKILIGSDQVLSISYARKAELISKELEYTKGIAYSQYITGYSYSLLNEYKEAYKYYLKALQNFTLIDDKYYIAKVCNEIGLIYKDMADYDDAVKFYQKALQNAEAINDKSFSVKLLINTGVVYLKQDKYKEAATYLYRALRLSEDEKNFSQVALIHGNLGKLYMEQEVFTEAENHFSLALNNFRNIGNQRMEALALNNLGEVFTKLSLNEKAITYYNSALKVFNGLNDKPAKADCFKNLGILYMKLENYTSALANYRASLALYLELDNRSTHLAELYALMGGAYLKQGDYGNAKIYLDQAILNEDKINRKLDLLLLYENMYFYHEALANFKNALVYHKKYTELREEVLNNEKLQEINNIETRYRTEKQEQENIQLKNEQEKQRELIGKKEFQNRFLIVGIIFFLFTVVHFYRLNKQRQKNNKLLKERNNEVEVKQKQIVKINDDLQASKDQLKLANINLKDLNIRLNQVLQKKTSELHQTSEELDTFFYQSSHALRRPLVHFKGLLEVLKLEKEEIKVFELHDKLDLTFHKMDVMLSKLVMASEINLEKKRDELVNFHKIITGVWVYLGLKYDTSVIDLKINVEDNLNYYGNNKLVEIFLQNLLENSINFKSIPELRRPEININIASDNDKVKIIFHDNGIGIPQKQLKRVFRMFIVASHLTEGFGLGLYIVSKAIKKLDGEVKVNSQESEYTTFEIILPKNKGLIVEDITFEKKSKRHEKK from the coding sequence ATGATTAAGGCTTTAACGTTTAGGTTAATTATTTTAACCTCAGCTTTAACACTAACGCTAAATTGTTACTCTTATACAAATCAACAACTACCAGATAGTTTACAAAAAGTACTTTCAAGTAGTAAAAAAGATATTTCTTACGTTCATGCTCTGCATGATGCTTGTAAAATACTTATTGGCAGCGATCAGGTTTTATCGATTAGCTATGCCCGAAAAGCTGAGTTGATTTCAAAAGAACTCGAGTATACTAAAGGAATTGCATATAGTCAATATATAACTGGTTATAGTTACTCTCTACTCAATGAATATAAAGAAGCATATAAATATTACTTAAAAGCTCTTCAAAACTTTACGCTTATAGATGACAAATACTACATTGCTAAAGTATGTAATGAAATTGGTCTTATTTACAAAGACATGGCAGATTATGATGATGCCGTAAAGTTTTATCAAAAAGCCCTTCAGAATGCAGAAGCGATAAACGACAAAAGTTTTTCTGTAAAGTTACTCATCAATACAGGAGTAGTATATTTAAAGCAAGACAAATACAAAGAAGCTGCAACTTATTTATACAGGGCACTTAGACTAAGCGAAGACGAAAAAAACTTTAGTCAAGTAGCTTTAATACATGGCAATCTAGGGAAATTGTACATGGAGCAAGAGGTTTTTACTGAAGCAGAAAATCACTTCTCTCTAGCCTTAAATAACTTTAGAAATATTGGAAATCAAAGAATGGAGGCACTTGCACTAAACAATTTAGGTGAGGTGTTTACTAAGCTTTCTTTAAATGAAAAAGCAATTACTTATTACAATTCGGCTCTTAAAGTATTTAATGGGCTAAATGATAAACCTGCAAAAGCAGATTGCTTTAAAAACTTAGGTATTCTCTATATGAAGCTAGAAAACTATACTTCTGCTTTAGCTAATTATAGAGCTTCTTTGGCCTTGTATCTTGAACTGGATAATCGTAGTACGCATTTAGCAGAATTATATGCATTAATGGGAGGGGCCTATTTAAAGCAAGGCGATTATGGAAATGCTAAAATTTATCTAGATCAAGCAATACTCAACGAAGATAAAATCAACAGAAAGCTTGATTTGCTTTTGTTGTATGAGAATATGTACTTCTACCACGAAGCACTTGCTAACTTTAAAAATGCATTAGTTTATCATAAAAAATATACAGAGCTAAGAGAAGAAGTATTAAATAATGAGAAGCTACAAGAAATAAATAATATTGAAACGAGATATCGTACCGAGAAGCAAGAGCAAGAAAATATTCAACTAAAAAATGAGCAAGAGAAACAGCGCGAATTGATAGGGAAGAAAGAATTTCAAAATAGATTTTTAATTGTTGGAATTATATTCTTCTTGTTTACGGTAGTTCATTTTTATCGTTTAAATAAGCAGCGTCAAAAAAATAATAAACTTCTAAAAGAAAGAAATAATGAAGTAGAGGTAAAGCAGAAGCAAATTGTTAAAATCAATGATGATTTACAGGCATCTAAAGATCAATTAAAATTAGCCAACATTAATTTAAAAGATCTAAACATTCGATTAAATCAGGTTTTACAGAAAAAAACATCTGAGTTACATCAAACAAGTGAGGAATTAGATACTTTTTTCTATCAATCTTCTCATGCTTTAAGAAGACCTCTTGTTCATTTTAAAGGTTTATTGGAAGTACTTAAGCTTGAGAAAGAAGAGATAAAAGTGTTTGAATTACACGATAAACTCGATCTTACATTTCATAAGATGGATGTAATGTTGAGCAAGCTAGTAATGGCCAGTGAAATTAACCTCGAAAAGAAAAGAGATGAGTTGGTCAATTTCCACAAAATAATTACTGGAGTTTGGGTTTATTTAGGTCTAAAATATGATACAAGTGTAATTGATCTAAAAATTAATGTAGAAGATAATCTTAACTATTATGGGAATAATAAACTTGTTGAGATTTTTCTTCAAAACTTACTTGAAAACTCCATCAACTTTAAGTCGATTCCTGAGCTGCGAAGACCTGAGATTAATATTAATATTGCTAGTGATAATGATAAAGTGAAAATTATATTCCACGATAATGGAATAGGTATTCCTCAAAAGCAGCTAAAAAGAGTATTTAGAATGTTTATAGTGGCCAGCCATTTAACAGAAGGTTTCGGGCTTGGGCTGTATATTGTTAGTAAAGCTATTAAAAAGCTTGATGGAGAAGTAAAAGTTAATAGTCAAGAAAGTGAATATACAACTTTCGAGATTATCCTACCTAAAAATAAAGGTCTCATAGTTGAAGATATAACCTTTGAAAAAAAAAGTAAAAGGCACGAAAAAAAATGA
- the nagB gene encoding glucosamine-6-phosphate deaminase, protein MTNHINFSERSLEKIPVSVFETVNEGAVYVAKEIANLIREKQKKGEWAVLGLATGSSPIGVYKELVRIHKEEALSFENVVTFNLDEYYPMQPDALQSYVYFMNEHLFNHVNINPENINIPNGTLEINKIKEFCAEYEAKIDKFGGLDLQVLGIGRTGHIGFNEPGSKLDSPTRLVKLDHLTILDATKDFIKEEYVPSRAITMGVGTIMKAKKIYLLAWGEAKAKIVQEAVEGEISDDVPASFLQYHSDVNVIIDKWASLELSKVKTPWLVAMCNWNDDLIRRAVIWLSEKTGKPILKLTDDDYKDWELRDLLVEAGPAYNINIKVFTHLQHTITGWPGGKPNSDDTNRPERAIPAKKRSLIFSPHPDDDVISMGGTLIRLVDHGHDVHVAYQTSGNIAVFDDDAHRFADFMLDITKSLDIDKDKAAGIYEKALAFLKDKKLGEEDIPEVRTIKGLIRKGEALAGCRFCGVNEKNAHFLNLPFYETGQVRKKPLGDDDIQIIVDLLTEVKPHQIFAAGDLRDPHGTHKVCLDAIFAAIDILKNEEWMKDCYVWLYRGAWHEWGVDEIEMAVPISPEELLRKRKAIFKHQSQKDTPVFPGNDAREFWQRAEDRNRATAKIYDQLGLTEYEAIEAFVRYRFDEV, encoded by the coding sequence ATGACAAATCATATTAACTTCTCTGAGAGGTCTTTAGAGAAAATACCTGTAAGTGTATTTGAAACCGTAAATGAAGGGGCAGTTTATGTTGCCAAAGAAATTGCAAATCTGATTCGCGAAAAACAAAAAAAAGGCGAATGGGCTGTTCTTGGTTTAGCAACTGGCTCATCTCCTATTGGCGTTTACAAAGAGTTAGTACGTATTCATAAAGAAGAGGCACTAAGCTTCGAAAATGTAGTAACATTTAACCTTGATGAATACTATCCAATGCAGCCTGATGCGCTTCAAAGTTATGTTTACTTCATGAATGAGCACCTTTTCAATCATGTAAACATCAACCCAGAAAACATCAATATTCCTAATGGAACATTGGAGATCAATAAGATTAAAGAATTTTGTGCTGAATACGAGGCTAAAATCGATAAATTCGGTGGTTTAGACTTGCAAGTTTTAGGTATAGGTAGAACTGGGCATATTGGTTTTAATGAGCCAGGTTCTAAACTTGACTCTCCTACAAGATTGGTTAAACTAGACCACTTAACAATTCTAGATGCTACTAAAGATTTTATAAAAGAAGAGTATGTACCTTCAAGAGCCATTACTATGGGTGTTGGTACAATTATGAAGGCAAAGAAAATCTACTTATTAGCATGGGGAGAAGCTAAAGCTAAAATCGTTCAAGAAGCTGTAGAAGGAGAAATATCTGATGATGTACCTGCATCTTTCTTGCAGTACCACAGTGATGTTAATGTAATAATTGACAAGTGGGCTTCACTAGAACTAAGCAAAGTAAAAACACCTTGGTTAGTTGCAATGTGTAACTGGAACGACGATTTGATAAGAAGGGCAGTTATCTGGTTAAGTGAAAAAACTGGAAAACCAATTCTTAAATTAACTGATGACGATTACAAAGACTGGGAATTAAGAGATTTATTAGTAGAAGCTGGCCCAGCATATAATATAAACATCAAAGTATTTACTCACCTACAACATACTATAACCGGATGGCCAGGTGGTAAACCAAACTCTGATGACACTAACAGACCAGAGAGAGCTATTCCAGCTAAAAAGAGATCACTTATATTTAGCCCACACCCTGATGATGACGTAATTTCAATGGGTGGTACTTTAATCCGTTTAGTTGATCACGGCCATGATGTACATGTAGCATATCAAACTTCTGGAAACATTGCAGTATTTGATGATGATGCACACAGATTTGCAGACTTCATGCTTGATATCACTAAATCTTTAGATATAGATAAAGATAAAGCTGCTGGTATCTACGAAAAAGCACTTGCTTTCTTAAAGGACAAGAAACTTGGTGAAGAGGATATTCCAGAAGTAAGAACAATAAAAGGTTTAATTAGAAAAGGAGAAGCATTAGCAGGCTGCAGATTCTGTGGTGTTAATGAAAAGAATGCTCACTTCTTAAATTTACCTTTCTATGAAACTGGTCAAGTAAGAAAGAAGCCTTTAGGTGATGACGATATCCAAATTATTGTAGACTTACTTACTGAAGTAAAACCTCATCAAATATTTGCTGCTGGTGACTTGCGTGATCCACATGGTACGCATAAAGTTTGTTTAGATGCAATTTTCGCTGCAATAGATATTCTTAAAAATGAGGAATGGATGAAAGATTGTTATGTGTGGTTGTATAGAGGTGCATGGCATGAGTGGGGTGTAGATGAAATAGAAATGGCTGTGCCAATTAGCCCTGAAGAATTATTAAGAAAAAGAAAAGCAATCTTTAAGCACCAGTCTCAAAAAGACACTCCAGTTTTTCCTGGAAACGATGCTAGAGAGTTCTGGCAAAGAGCTGAAGATAGAAATAGAGCAACTGCTAAAATTTACGATCAACTTGGTTTAACTGAGTATGAAGCAATTGAAGCATTTGTAAGATATAGGTTTGACGAAGTATAA
- a CDS encoding LacI family DNA-binding transcriptional regulator gives MEKVSVRIKDIAAKAGVSTGTVDRVIHNRGRVSAEAEKKVLAVLKDLNYQPNFIARALGANKKYRIAVLMPDPKRDPYWLEPYNGINQAESDYTSHGIIIEKFIFNQFDPDSFVVESNRLLEQAFDGILVAPLFYKQYLDFAEKCNQRNIEQILFNTNISEYKHLSYIGQDSYKSGRLAAHLLTYPLKANPGTVLIIHLAENLHTSAHLMKKEQGFRDYFENDEEKQSIMTVNVSTPLPQSMVEQFDALFNAYNDISAIFVSTSKAYEIAAYLEVVGMEHVLLVGYDAIKENIKYLSNGVIDFIINQNAYKQGYSGVESFVNHFILKKEIETNVHLPLDVITKENFEYYTFFD, from the coding sequence GTGGAAAAAGTATCGGTAAGGATAAAAGATATAGCAGCTAAAGCCGGGGTTTCAACAGGTACAGTAGATAGAGTAATACATAACAGAGGACGAGTTTCCGCAGAAGCTGAAAAGAAAGTTCTTGCAGTATTAAAAGACCTTAACTACCAACCAAATTTCATTGCTAGAGCACTAGGGGCCAATAAAAAGTATAGAATAGCAGTGTTAATGCCCGATCCCAAAAGAGATCCATATTGGTTAGAACCATATAATGGGATTAATCAAGCTGAAAGCGATTATACATCTCATGGTATCATTATAGAAAAGTTCATTTTTAACCAATTCGATCCCGATTCTTTTGTTGTTGAATCTAACCGATTATTAGAGCAAGCTTTTGATGGAATATTGGTAGCACCGTTATTTTATAAGCAATATTTGGATTTTGCTGAGAAGTGTAACCAAAGAAACATTGAGCAGATATTATTTAATACAAATATTAGTGAATACAAACATTTAAGTTATATAGGTCAAGACTCTTACAAAAGCGGAAGACTGGCAGCCCATTTACTTACTTATCCCTTAAAGGCTAATCCAGGAACAGTATTAATTATCCACCTTGCTGAGAATTTACATACATCGGCTCACCTTATGAAAAAGGAGCAAGGCTTTAGAGATTACTTTGAAAATGATGAAGAAAAGCAAAGTATTATGACTGTAAATGTTAGCACTCCGCTTCCACAGTCTATGGTAGAGCAGTTTGATGCTTTGTTTAATGCTTATAATGATATCTCAGCAATATTTGTAAGTACTTCAAAGGCTTATGAAATTGCTGCTTATCTCGAAGTTGTGGGAATGGAACATGTACTGTTGGTGGGATACGATGCGATAAAAGAAAATATCAAATATCTTTCTAATGGAGTGATCGATTTTATAATTAATCAAAATGCATACAAACAAGGTTATTCCGGAGTAGAGAGTTTTGTGAATCATTTTATTCTTAAAAAAGAGATAGAAACCAATGTGCATTTACCTTTGGATGTGATTACAAAAGAAAACTTTGAGTATTATACCTTTTTTGACTAA
- the lpxK gene encoding tetraacyldisaccharide 4'-kinase yields the protein MIKYILLPFAALYNAITKFRNHLYNIESKKSISFDIPVISVGNLTVGGTGKTPHVTYITSYIKDKLKKNPAILSRGYGRKSKGFFLAQNDTNSKTLGDEPLLLYHAFSGDVIVAVCEERILGIPAVLIEQPEVECIILDDAYQHRKVKPGFNILLSDFNRPFYKDYLLPAGRLRESRTGANRADAVIVTKLPETISETELKVIEENVRKFTKAPVFFSLFEYLAPKKFSGVKKEIIKEVLLVTGIANTKYLTTYLDQHFKILRHLSYKDHVNYTQNTLEEILNNYNQLSNSNVVVLCTEKDMVKIREILPSGNQIPFYYLPISVKLLKDEANFEKLISDYILNN from the coding sequence TTGATTAAATATATTCTTTTACCATTCGCAGCGCTTTATAATGCTATTACTAAATTTCGAAATCATCTTTATAATATAGAATCAAAAAAATCTATTTCATTTGATATTCCAGTAATAAGTGTTGGTAATTTAACTGTGGGAGGAACAGGCAAAACTCCGCATGTAACTTACATAACCAGTTATATAAAAGATAAATTAAAGAAGAATCCGGCCATTTTGAGCCGAGGTTATGGGCGTAAAAGCAAAGGATTTTTTCTCGCGCAAAACGACACAAATTCCAAAACATTAGGTGATGAACCTTTACTACTCTACCATGCTTTTAGTGGAGATGTAATAGTTGCAGTTTGTGAAGAACGAATCCTAGGAATACCCGCAGTTTTAATAGAGCAGCCCGAGGTAGAATGTATAATTTTAGATGATGCTTATCAACACAGAAAAGTGAAGCCGGGTTTTAATATTCTCCTTTCAGATTTTAACAGACCATTTTATAAAGATTATTTATTGCCAGCAGGTAGGCTAAGAGAGTCTCGAACTGGGGCAAATAGGGCAGATGCAGTTATAGTTACTAAACTACCTGAAACAATTAGTGAAACTGAATTAAAAGTAATAGAAGAAAATGTACGAAAATTCACAAAAGCCCCTGTGTTCTTCAGTTTGTTTGAGTATTTAGCTCCCAAGAAATTTAGTGGTGTAAAAAAGGAAATTATAAAAGAAGTTTTATTAGTTACTGGCATAGCAAATACAAAATACCTTACTACATATTTAGATCAGCACTTTAAAATTTTAAGGCATCTAAGTTATAAGGATCATGTCAATTACACCCAAAATACCTTAGAGGAAATTCTTAATAATTATAACCAACTTTCTAACTCAAATGTAGTGGTTTTATGTACAGAGAAAGATATGGTTAAAATAAGGGAAATTTTGCCCTCAGGTAATCAAATTCCATTTTATTATTTGCCAATTTCTGTAAAATTGTTGAAAGATGAAGCTAACTTTGAAAAGTTAATTTCTGATTATATTCTCAATAATTAA